In Desulfuromonas sp. KJ2020, a single window of DNA contains:
- the glgP gene encoding alpha-glucan family phosphorylase produces the protein MTNWKNYTRESRIAYFSMEIGLSADIPTYSGGLGILAGDTIKSAADLKLPMVAVTLASRKGYFRQVIDEEGWQKELPVDWKPESFMELLPTKILVTVEERDVKVQAWLYRVKSPTGGEIPVLFLDTDIPGNVEQDRHITDHLYGGDLSYRLKQEIVLGIGGARILDALGFSIRKYHMNEGHASLLTLDLLSRARRPIENTWDERAAWDTQHVLEHCVFTTHTPVEAGHDKFPYDLVQKVMGEPVPLALLKELAGKSELNMTMLALNLSRYVNGVAKRHGEVSKSLFPGFEIHAITNGVHPFTWASPYFVTLFDKYIPSWAHEPELLVRVDNIPDEEIWDAHCGAKAYLFQYIQETTGIEMDPEVLTVGFARRFATYKRGDLIFSDIERLIRMGAGKLQLVFGGKAHPKDVPGKQLIQKIIGQIKSLYPKIKIAYLENYNMDVAYRLLPGVDLWLNNPIRPLEASGTSGMKAALNGVPNFSVLDGWWIEGHIEGVTGWSIGPPPEKNPSQENHSEEDANDLYDKLEHIIMPMFYNDREAWIRVMKNAIGKNAYYFNTHVMMRRYVTEAYIR, from the coding sequence ATGACAAACTGGAAAAATTATACAAGAGAGTCGCGAATCGCTTACTTTTCGATGGAAATAGGTCTTTCCGCCGACATTCCCACTTATAGCGGCGGCTTGGGAATTCTCGCTGGCGACACCATCAAAAGCGCGGCAGACCTTAAATTACCCATGGTGGCGGTCACTTTGGCAAGTCGCAAGGGGTATTTTCGACAGGTGATTGACGAGGAGGGGTGGCAGAAGGAACTTCCCGTAGACTGGAAGCCCGAATCATTCATGGAACTTCTTCCCACCAAAATCCTGGTCACGGTTGAAGAGCGTGATGTCAAGGTTCAGGCCTGGCTCTACCGGGTTAAAAGTCCCACGGGCGGCGAGATCCCGGTACTTTTTCTCGACACGGACATCCCCGGCAATGTCGAGCAGGATAGACACATTACCGACCATCTTTATGGAGGCGACCTGTCCTATCGCTTAAAACAGGAAATTGTTTTAGGGATTGGCGGGGCCAGGATCCTTGATGCCTTGGGCTTCTCTATTCGCAAATACCACATGAATGAAGGCCATGCCAGTCTTCTGACCCTTGATCTTTTGAGTCGCGCCAGACGCCCTATCGAGAACACCTGGGATGAACGGGCGGCCTGGGATACGCAGCACGTTCTTGAGCATTGTGTTTTCACAACCCATACACCTGTTGAGGCAGGCCATGACAAATTCCCCTACGACCTGGTCCAGAAAGTTATGGGCGAACCTGTACCGCTTGCGCTTCTCAAAGAGCTCGCCGGCAAGAGTGAGTTGAATATGACCATGCTGGCTCTCAATCTCAGCCGTTATGTCAACGGGGTCGCGAAGAGACATGGAGAGGTTTCCAAATCACTCTTTCCCGGTTTTGAAATTCACGCCATCACCAACGGCGTCCACCCCTTCACCTGGGCGTCCCCCTACTTCGTAACGCTTTTTGATAAGTATATTCCGAGCTGGGCGCATGAGCCCGAACTTCTCGTCCGGGTTGACAATATTCCGGACGAGGAGATCTGGGACGCCCACTGCGGGGCCAAGGCCTATCTTTTTCAGTACATTCAGGAGACCACAGGAATCGAAATGGATCCGGAGGTTCTTACCGTAGGCTTTGCGAGACGATTCGCCACCTATAAAAGAGGCGATCTGATCTTTAGCGATATAGAACGGCTCATCCGCATGGGAGCCGGTAAACTGCAGCTGGTGTTTGGCGGCAAAGCTCATCCAAAAGACGTTCCAGGCAAGCAGCTTATTCAGAAAATTATCGGCCAGATAAAATCACTCTATCCGAAAATAAAAATAGCCTACCTGGAAAACTACAATATGGACGTGGCCTATCGCCTGTTGCCCGGGGTGGATCTATGGCTCAACAATCCCATCCGCCCCTTGGAAGCTTCCGGGACCAGCGGCATGAAGGCGGCTCTAAATGGCGTACCAAATTTCAGTGTTTTGGATGGCTGGTGGATCGAGGGGCACATCGAGGGGGTTACAGGGTGGTCCATTGGCCCGCCTCCAGAGAAAAACCCCAGTCAGGAGAATCATTCCGAAGAGGATGCCAACGACCTGTATGACAAGCTGGAACACATCATCATGCCCATGTTTTACAATGACCGTGAGGCATGGATCCGTGTGATGAAAAACGCTATCGGCAAAAATGCGTATTATTTCAATACGCATGTCATGATGCGACGCTACGTGACCGAAGCTTATATCCGTTAA
- a CDS encoding alpha/beta fold hydrolase: MKAVINGKKISYCVEGQGKAVVLLGGEAQPIAKEGFLAQSGYRVIVPDLSASDETKGSSLAGKVVALMNYLGTGRAVVAANRLNADLVKALEERYPQRLADVVFLDGSPEENTSKLIERLHLLRQTRQPTSRLSRVA, translated from the coding sequence ATGAAAGCGGTCATTAACGGAAAAAAGATCAGTTATTGTGTTGAAGGGCAGGGCAAGGCCGTTGTTTTGCTGGGAGGGGAAGCGCAGCCCATTGCGAAGGAAGGCTTTTTGGCCCAATCGGGCTATCGTGTCATTGTTCCCGATTTATCGGCGTCGGACGAAACGAAAGGTTCCAGTCTCGCCGGCAAGGTGGTCGCCTTGATGAACTACCTGGGTACCGGACGTGCTGTTGTCGCCGCCAATCGCCTTAATGCCGACTTGGTCAAGGCCCTGGAAGAGCGGTATCCTCAGCGGCTGGCCGATGTCGTCTTTCTGGATGGCAGCCCCGAAGAAAACACCTCGAAGCTGATCGAAAGATTGCACCTGTTGCGGCAAACGAGACAGCCCACATCTCGGCTGAGCAGGGTCGCCTAG
- a CDS encoding 1-acyl-sn-glycerol-3-phosphate acyltransferase, translating to MNVSIIRRLWVLLGVYVVGFYASCLNRFTTKGWQNIPSSGGVLLASNHISGYETVFLPWAVIRRFPLQMIWAPAKEELFTNPFLGWLFRSWGAFPVRRGRDVRAGENISQLLQTEKVMLFPEGTRHKDGTLGKGNRGVGKLIYDSRPVVIPVALSGLNHWKFPGFGQRAQAEFGAPIDFSDLFSCENNKETHVLIVERVMNRIAELLPEPATLD from the coding sequence TTGAACGTTTCCATTATCAGAAGATTGTGGGTTCTGCTCGGTGTTTACGTGGTTGGATTCTACGCATCCTGCCTGAATCGCTTTACAACCAAAGGGTGGCAAAATATCCCCTCCTCCGGGGGCGTTCTGCTGGCCTCCAACCATATATCAGGGTATGAGACGGTCTTCCTGCCCTGGGCTGTCATTCGACGTTTTCCGTTGCAGATGATCTGGGCTCCGGCGAAAGAGGAACTCTTTACCAATCCGTTCCTGGGCTGGCTGTTCCGCTCCTGGGGCGCTTTTCCGGTTCGGCGGGGAAGAGACGTGCGGGCCGGGGAAAACATCTCTCAGCTGTTGCAAACCGAAAAAGTCATGCTCTTCCCCGAAGGAACACGCCACAAAGACGGTACCCTCGGCAAGGGCAACCGTGGCGTCGGCAAACTGATCTACGACAGCCGCCCTGTTGTCATTCCGGTAGCGCTGTCAGGACTCAATCACTGGAAGTTTCCAGGATTTGGCCAACGGGCACAGGCTGAATTCGGCGCCCCAATCGATTTTTCCGATCTATTTTCCTGCGAGAACAACAAAGAAACGCACGTTCTCATTGTCGAGCGGGTCATGAACCGCATAGCTGAACTTCTGCCAGAGCCCGCTACCTTGGATTAA
- a CDS encoding VanZ family protein — MNHLPVFFRIFFFLASATSILWLSLDPAPPVPAWEVLSWDKLQHALAYAVLALSTGGVLQMFRRSPRVTWAGAFAVSLGFGVGMEILQKLLTSNRQFETLDILADGIGALLAAAFAFWWQRSRVPQSGVNR, encoded by the coding sequence GTGAATCATCTCCCGGTTTTTTTTCGCATTTTTTTCTTTCTAGCTTCTGCAACCAGCATCCTGTGGCTCTCTCTCGATCCTGCTCCCCCGGTGCCGGCCTGGGAGGTTTTGTCGTGGGACAAACTTCAGCATGCCCTGGCCTATGCTGTACTGGCGCTGAGCACCGGCGGCGTGCTCCAGATGTTCAGGCGTTCTCCCCGGGTGACCTGGGCCGGCGCCTTCGCCGTATCCCTTGGTTTTGGTGTTGGCATGGAAATCCTGCAGAAACTGCTAACCAGCAATCGTCAATTCGAGACCTTGGATATTCTGGCGGACGGTATCGGTGCTCTGCTGGCCGCTGCTTTCGCCTTCTGGTGGCAGCGATCCCGTGTGCCCCAATCGGGAGTTAACCGTTGA
- a CDS encoding PD-(D/E)XK nuclease family protein, whose protein sequence is MKTTCLTRDTILEAAQEGALLLTVNKRLARQLRQAFDQRMNQEGHLAWRTPQILSLNVWLRQILASLGDDSQLLGRFAALHLWENVIEEDATETGNDLLHLSKTALQAAEAHQLLQDYGLEIETSHLTADQEAFCRWRQAYQQRCRDGHWVDEAGLLGLALREVVQKRVSVAASTLFIGFDDISPQLAVLAGELAARYGCDARFVTVEGTPGCSALLACQDRATEVRAAALWARDLLASGETNIGVVVPDLPRYQSLIKRIFPAEIDPRARLNPALEEESFTLSLGERASDMGLVFAALKVLEPGLRLSMDEASFLLRTPYLKGSQQEVTTRSRCELGLRFLRKKTFSLSRLEDVSRKQPFPCPQMGDIWKSLREFRSGQRRQLPGAWASTFSRLLVDLGWPGERALNSQDYQLYKAWQEKILPQLASLDGISPPVSHGTALSLLRRIASETVFQPEGPQSPLQIMGLLESAGLQFNHLWIMGLDEDTLPARARPNPFLPASWQATHQMPHSSGERELEYANRVCFRLFRSAPNIRLSYPQWEGDCLLRPSPLVTAVPDGENPFGQSHDPIRLLNTSCAELESLVDQTGPPVAAKETVGGGTNVLRDQALCPFRGFAGHRLRVKVPQASVLGIDSGTRGNLLHAVLERFWSITGNSAGLAALSDEELLLRVVACIQDVAPQFFMTNDPDMPHFVQDLEKKRLMDLVSFWLQQVEKRRSSFVVQAVESRQLVAVGPLSLEVRTDRIDRLPDDSLVIIDYKTGQPDLKGLLDRPLLEPQLALYGLNSVTGSDSLAGVAFAVIRSDECGFKGITKEEDVLPRVDSVDQSKILMRQGIEQWSQLTHRWLEDLEDIARAFASGEAAVRPVDECRACRYCDLHPLCRVFEQDQAGEESD, encoded by the coding sequence TTGAAAACCACCTGCCTGACACGGGATACAATTCTTGAGGCGGCGCAAGAAGGAGCTCTTCTTCTTACCGTGAACAAGCGTCTGGCGCGACAGTTGCGCCAGGCCTTCGATCAACGGATGAATCAAGAGGGCCATTTGGCCTGGAGGACGCCTCAAATTCTCAGCCTGAATGTCTGGCTTAGGCAAATTTTGGCTTCACTGGGTGATGACTCCCAGCTTTTAGGGCGCTTTGCCGCTCTGCACCTCTGGGAAAATGTCATTGAAGAGGATGCGACTGAAACCGGGAACGATCTTCTCCACCTTTCCAAAACGGCCCTTCAGGCCGCCGAAGCCCATCAACTTCTGCAGGATTATGGCCTCGAAATCGAAACGTCCCACCTCACGGCCGATCAGGAAGCCTTCTGTCGCTGGCGACAAGCCTACCAGCAGAGGTGTCGCGACGGGCACTGGGTCGATGAGGCCGGGTTGCTTGGCCTCGCTCTCAGGGAGGTTGTCCAAAAGCGGGTTTCCGTGGCAGCCAGCACTCTGTTTATCGGATTTGATGATATCTCGCCTCAACTTGCCGTCCTCGCCGGGGAACTTGCTGCCCGATATGGCTGTGATGCCCGTTTTGTCACTGTAGAAGGAACCCCCGGGTGTTCAGCGCTGCTGGCCTGTCAAGATAGGGCTACCGAGGTTAGGGCCGCAGCCCTATGGGCCCGAGACCTGTTGGCGTCGGGCGAAACGAACATCGGGGTCGTGGTGCCTGACCTGCCTCGCTATCAGTCCCTGATCAAAAGGATTTTTCCAGCGGAGATCGATCCCCGGGCCCGACTGAATCCTGCTCTTGAAGAGGAAAGCTTCACCCTCTCCCTCGGTGAACGCGCCAGTGATATGGGGCTTGTTTTTGCGGCCCTGAAGGTCTTGGAACCGGGTCTGAGGCTTTCGATGGATGAGGCCAGCTTTTTGCTGCGTACGCCTTATCTTAAGGGGAGTCAGCAGGAAGTCACCACTCGCAGTCGTTGTGAACTGGGCCTGCGGTTTCTTCGTAAGAAGACCTTTTCCCTGTCGCGCCTTGAGGACGTCAGTCGCAAACAACCCTTTCCCTGTCCGCAGATGGGGGATATCTGGAAAAGCCTCCGTGAGTTCAGAAGCGGCCAGCGCCGCCAGTTGCCAGGCGCCTGGGCTTCTACTTTTTCCCGTCTCCTTGTCGATTTGGGGTGGCCCGGGGAGAGGGCGTTGAACAGTCAGGATTATCAACTTTACAAGGCTTGGCAGGAAAAAATTCTACCCCAATTGGCCAGTCTCGATGGCATCAGTCCTCCCGTTAGCCACGGGACGGCTCTCAGTCTGCTGCGGAGAATCGCCTCTGAAACCGTTTTTCAGCCTGAGGGCCCGCAGAGCCCTCTGCAGATCATGGGGCTGCTGGAATCCGCTGGTCTTCAATTCAACCATCTCTGGATTATGGGCCTGGATGAAGACACCCTGCCTGCCCGGGCGCGGCCTAATCCTTTTCTGCCTGCCTCCTGGCAAGCCACTCACCAAATGCCTCATTCCAGTGGCGAACGTGAATTGGAATACGCGAATCGTGTCTGCTTCCGTCTGTTTAGATCGGCCCCAAACATCAGGCTGAGCTACCCGCAGTGGGAAGGGGACTGTCTTTTGCGTCCCAGCCCCCTCGTGACTGCCGTTCCTGACGGTGAAAATCCCTTCGGTCAAAGCCACGATCCCATTCGCCTCCTCAATACCTCCTGTGCTGAGCTGGAATCTCTGGTCGATCAGACTGGGCCTCCTGTGGCGGCAAAAGAAACGGTGGGCGGCGGCACCAACGTGTTAAGGGATCAGGCGCTTTGTCCCTTCAGAGGCTTTGCCGGACATCGTCTTCGGGTCAAAGTACCTCAGGCCAGTGTCCTTGGTATCGATTCCGGCACAAGGGGGAATTTGCTGCACGCGGTTCTGGAAAGGTTTTGGTCGATTACCGGTAACTCTGCCGGTCTCGCTGCTTTAAGCGATGAGGAGTTGCTCTTGCGGGTTGTGGCCTGCATCCAGGACGTGGCGCCCCAGTTTTTCATGACAAACGATCCGGATATGCCCCATTTTGTGCAGGATCTGGAAAAAAAGCGCCTCATGGACCTGGTTTCGTTCTGGCTGCAGCAGGTCGAAAAAAGGCGGTCTTCTTTCGTCGTGCAGGCGGTGGAGTCACGGCAGCTTGTTGCGGTCGGACCGCTTTCCTTGGAGGTTCGCACCGACCGCATCGATCGCCTGCCCGATGACAGCCTGGTGATCATTGACTACAAGACCGGCCAGCCCGACCTGAAAGGCCTCCTGGACCGCCCGCTGCTTGAGCCTCAACTCGCCCTCTATGGCTTGAATTCCGTCACAGGCTCAGACTCTCTCGCCGGGGTGGCCTTTGCCGTCATTCGCAGCGACGAATGCGGTTTTAAGGGCATCACCAAAGAAGAAGATGTCCTGCCGCGAGTGGACTCCGTTGATCAATCAAAGATATTGATGCGTCAGGGGATAGAGCAGTGGAGTCAGTTGACGCATCGCTGGCTGGAGGACCTCGAAGACATTGCACGAGCCTTTGCCAGCGGCGAGGCCGCCGTGAGACCCGTGGATGAATGCAGGGCCTGCCGCTATTGCGACCTCCATCCGTTATGTCGCGTTTTTGAACAGGATCAGGCCGGGGAGGAGAGCGATTGA
- a CDS encoding exodeoxyribonuclease V subunit beta produces the protein MNQTETMALADARQREQGVDPQRSFIVQAPAGSGKTELLIQRFLALLGTVGRPDDILAITFTRKAAGEMRHRLLESLSNAQGPKPEQPHAARTWELARQALDRDRALGWNILGNPSLLTIQTIDSFNASLVRRMPWLSRLGGMPDVADDPSPLYRQACENVLARLQGDREGHGAVKVLLAHLDNRLDKLLELLTSMLPRRDQWLRHVVQGNPQSERAELEEALARLIAKQLSLLAENIPGTLRPDLLTTARFAAGNLPEGDSRPLGALRSVTRFPGENPNDLLLWQGLADLLLTAKGSFRQALNATIGLPPGPGLNRDMKETLKEVIRQLEAIPGLAEQLKQVAMLPPPFYTDEQWEVLSSLIDVLLLAAAELWLVFGQKSQADYGEIALKALAALQADGQPSDLLLRLDNRIQHILVDEFQDTSFQQYFLLEALTSGWTPGDGRTLFVVGDPMQSIYRFREAEVGLFLQVRKQGLAALRLEALNLSANFRSQEKIVRWINTSFSALFPRQEDESRGAVTYSPAEAVHPALPGEAVTFHPLVDKNAAAEADVVVKIVKETQQQHPAEDLAILVRSRPHLTQILQALRRAGISYQAHEIDSLKQRPVAQDILSLTMALLHPADRLAWLAVLRAPWCGLTLADLHVLSHGGVDRTVLEQIQEPKTLSLLSSDGRKRLGRVVPILTNGIRYKGRIGVRQLVESSWTSLGGPACVEAADLADADTVFCLLEQHDAGGDIESFEALKESLSKLFATADAASNARLQVMTIHKAKGLEFDTVILPGLGHPPRRSDKPLMRWLESPQWGLLMAPIESQGAKDNNPLFDLLGHIEQDKEDLEVTRLLYVAATRARHHLHLLGHARCNRDNGFVPASGSLLQKLWPVVEEAFSSLPQDSEPTAKESEALVQNRTLRRLPVDWTLPVFPASHFVASPAVLTPSGGKDEASLFSGWESETARHVGTVTHTYLEALAREGISQWEGERLEKRRGSIIKELNALGVPLEEAGQGAEKVLRALRTVLTSDRARWILANHGQSETEVPLSGVIDGRQVHAIIDRTFVDGQGVRWIIDYKITEDMGMSHEPFMQREAQKYAPQLAAYVRLYASLEPSRPVRSALYFPLFDGWWELTG, from the coding sequence TTGAACCAGACCGAAACCATGGCTCTTGCCGATGCCCGCCAAAGGGAGCAGGGCGTTGATCCTCAGCGTTCCTTCATTGTCCAGGCACCGGCCGGGTCCGGCAAGACCGAACTCCTTATTCAGCGTTTTCTGGCTTTGCTGGGGACGGTAGGCCGTCCTGATGACATCCTGGCGATCACCTTTACGCGAAAAGCGGCCGGGGAGATGAGGCACCGCCTGTTGGAATCTCTCAGCAATGCGCAAGGCCCCAAGCCGGAGCAGCCCCATGCCGCGCGAACCTGGGAACTCGCCCGCCAGGCCCTTGATCGTGACCGCGCCCTGGGGTGGAATATCCTGGGGAACCCTTCGCTTTTGACCATCCAGACTATTGACAGTTTCAATGCCTCCCTCGTTCGCCGCATGCCCTGGCTGTCGCGCCTGGGAGGCATGCCGGATGTGGCCGATGACCCGTCACCCTTATACCGACAAGCCTGCGAAAACGTGCTGGCTCGACTTCAGGGGGACCGAGAAGGGCATGGGGCCGTCAAGGTTCTGCTGGCTCATCTCGACAATCGCCTGGATAAGCTGCTGGAGCTGCTGACCAGCATGCTGCCCCGTCGCGACCAGTGGCTCCGCCATGTGGTGCAAGGGAATCCCCAAAGTGAGCGGGCTGAGCTGGAGGAAGCCCTGGCCCGACTGATTGCCAAGCAGCTTTCTCTTCTCGCTGAAAACATACCTGGAACCCTGCGGCCTGATTTGCTTACGACGGCCCGCTTTGCCGCTGGAAATCTGCCCGAGGGCGATTCCCGACCTCTCGGTGCCCTGCGCTCCGTCACTCGTTTTCCCGGGGAGAATCCGAATGATCTGCTCCTCTGGCAGGGGCTGGCCGATTTGCTGTTGACCGCCAAGGGAAGCTTTCGCCAGGCACTCAATGCTACGATCGGTTTGCCGCCGGGTCCCGGCCTCAATCGGGACATGAAGGAAACCTTGAAGGAGGTCATCCGGCAACTCGAGGCTATTCCCGGTCTGGCGGAGCAACTGAAACAGGTTGCCATGCTGCCGCCACCCTTCTACACCGACGAGCAGTGGGAGGTGCTGTCATCGCTCATCGACGTTTTGCTGCTGGCTGCCGCTGAACTCTGGCTGGTCTTTGGTCAAAAGAGTCAGGCCGATTACGGCGAGATTGCCCTGAAGGCTCTGGCCGCCCTGCAGGCCGACGGGCAGCCTTCTGACCTTCTTTTGAGATTGGACAACAGAATTCAACATATTCTGGTCGATGAATTTCAGGACACCTCCTTTCAGCAGTATTTCCTGCTGGAAGCCCTGACGTCGGGCTGGACCCCTGGTGACGGGCGAACGCTCTTTGTCGTGGGGGATCCCATGCAGTCCATTTATCGGTTTCGCGAAGCCGAAGTAGGGCTTTTCCTGCAGGTCCGCAAGCAGGGCCTGGCCGCCTTACGGCTGGAGGCGCTCAATCTGAGCGCTAACTTCCGGTCTCAGGAAAAGATCGTGCGCTGGATCAATACCAGTTTTTCCGCACTTTTCCCCCGGCAGGAGGACGAATCCAGAGGCGCCGTTACTTACAGCCCGGCCGAGGCCGTTCATCCTGCCTTGCCAGGGGAAGCCGTGACCTTTCACCCTCTGGTCGACAAGAACGCGGCCGCGGAAGCCGACGTTGTGGTGAAGATCGTGAAAGAAACCCAGCAGCAGCATCCAGCAGAAGACCTGGCGATCCTCGTACGTTCGCGCCCCCATTTGACCCAAATTCTGCAGGCGCTGCGGCGGGCCGGAATCAGCTATCAGGCGCACGAAATCGATTCCCTCAAGCAAAGGCCTGTGGCTCAGGATATCCTGTCCCTGACTATGGCCTTGCTTCATCCGGCTGACCGGTTGGCGTGGCTGGCCGTCCTGCGCGCCCCCTGGTGCGGTCTGACGCTGGCCGATCTTCATGTGCTGAGTCATGGCGGAGTGGACCGGACTGTCCTTGAACAGATTCAGGAACCTAAAACCTTAAGTCTTCTGTCCTCTGACGGCCGCAAACGTCTGGGCCGCGTCGTCCCGATTCTCACCAACGGGATTCGGTATAAAGGCCGAATCGGCGTGCGCCAGCTGGTGGAGAGCAGCTGGACCTCTCTCGGCGGGCCAGCCTGTGTCGAGGCCGCCGATCTAGCTGATGCCGACACGGTCTTCTGCCTGCTTGAGCAGCACGACGCCGGTGGCGATATTGAATCGTTCGAGGCGCTGAAAGAAAGCTTGTCCAAGCTCTTCGCTACGGCGGATGCCGCTAGCAATGCACGCCTACAGGTCATGACCATCCACAAGGCCAAGGGGCTGGAATTCGATACGGTGATTCTTCCGGGCCTGGGCCATCCCCCCCGCCGCAGCGACAAGCCTCTCATGCGCTGGCTGGAATCACCCCAATGGGGGCTGTTGATGGCTCCCATCGAGTCTCAGGGCGCCAAAGACAACAACCCTCTGTTTGACCTGTTGGGCCATATAGAGCAGGACAAGGAAGACCTCGAGGTGACCCGCCTTCTTTACGTCGCGGCCACGCGGGCTCGCCATCATCTCCACCTGCTCGGGCACGCCCGGTGCAACCGGGACAATGGCTTTGTCCCTGCCAGCGGCTCCCTTTTACAGAAACTGTGGCCGGTGGTGGAGGAAGCTTTTTCAAGTCTGCCACAGGATTCCGAACCCACTGCCAAAGAATCGGAGGCCCTGGTTCAAAACCGAACCCTTCGCCGCTTGCCGGTCGATTGGACCCTGCCGGTCTTTCCAGCCTCCCACTTTGTTGCCTCTCCTGCTGTGCTGACCCCGTCAGGCGGCAAGGACGAGGCCAGCCTTTTTTCCGGTTGGGAGTCTGAAACCGCCCGTCACGTGGGGACCGTCACCCACACCTACCTTGAAGCTTTAGCCCGGGAAGGCATTTCCCAATGGGAAGGTGAACGCCTGGAAAAACGCCGGGGGAGCATTATCAAAGAACTGAATGCCTTGGGTGTTCCCCTGGAAGAAGCGGGGCAGGGTGCAGAGAAGGTGCTGCGAGCTTTGCGAACTGTTCTGACGAGCGACAGGGCTCGGTGGATTCTTGCTAACCATGGGCAGTCCGAAACGGAAGTGCCTCTCTCCGGGGTCATCGATGGCCGGCAGGTTCATGCCATCATCGACAGGACTTTTGTCGACGGGCAGGGAGTGCGCTGGATCATCGACTACAAGATCACCGAGGATATGGGCATGAGCCATGAACCGTTCATGCAGAGAGAAGCCCAGAAGTATGCCCCCCAACTCGCTGCCTATGTCCGTCTTTATGCCAGCCTTGAACCTTCTCGCCCTGTACGCTCCGCCCTGTATTTTCCCCTGTTTGATGGCTGGTGGGAACTGACAGGATAG